The following is a genomic window from Amycolatopsis australiensis.
GTGCTCGCGGCCGGACACCCGGACGGCGTAGCGAGTGGGCTCTCGGTGCTGCAGCGGCTCGCGCGGCGCGAGCAGGGGCCGGAGCTGCTCGTCGGCGGTGGCCTGCGTGCGCAGCAGGTGCACCTCTTGCGCGCGGGCGGGGTGCGGGGGTTCCATGTCGGCGGGGCGGTCCGGCCCGGTGGCTGGCAGACGCCGGTGTCCGCGGAATCGGTGCGCACCTGGGTTGATCTCGTGAAATCTTGATCGAATTCCGGAATCCCGCGTTCCCGTGGCGCACGGAAACGGTTTTCGTCGACGGTCCGGCGATTCGCTCGATCATGCTTCCGCGTACCGGATTTGCATTCGCCGCGTGCAGCGCCGGCAAGCGGGTCGAGCGTGCGGATGCACGCGCAATTCCGGGCTTTGACCTGGTTGGTGGCTGATTTCTGGCGGATCGGCTGACTACCGTGGAGTCGCATTTCGCGATCTGGAGGACCTTCGAAGAATCGAGCTGCGGAGCGGGAGGCGGCGCCGTGGGCGCGCGTATTCAGTTCGAGAACTCGTCGCGTGGGCAACGGGAAACCAGGATGCCGACGACCCGGTGGATTTCTGTCGCGTGGGAGCGGCTGATTCCCCGCGGATATCGGCCCGGCCCGTCCGCAACGAGCCGGAAGGCCGAATCGTGACCGGCGCGATATCGCGGCAACGCGGGACCGGGACGTCGGACGAGTTCGCCGGGCTGGGGCTCGGCGGCTCACTCGCCCTCACCGGCCTGCTGGCCGCCGTCAAGATCGCGGAAACCGCCACAGGCGTGGTGCTGACCGCCGCCGGAGTGCTGCCCGGCGCCACCTCCGCGAAGGAGCGGGCCCCGGCCTGGCCCGGCGGGGAATGAGCGGGGCTGCCCGGCCGGCAGCTCCCGATGGACGGAGGGCTGCCATGACCGGCAGTGAAGAGCCGGGCGGCCGGCGTGGCACCCGCGTGGGCATCGCCGACGTCCGGCGGCTCGAAGACGTCGTCGCCGCGTACCGGGCCCTCGACTACCGCTACGGCGGCGGGGCCTGCCGGGTGGCCGTCGAGGCGCGGCTGCCGGGTGCGGTGGCGTTGCTGTCGGACGTGACCAAGACCGTCGTGCTGGCCCGGCTGTGCACCGCCGTCGCCGACCTGTACAACCTGGCCGGCTGGACCAACTTCGACCAGGACCGCCCGGCCGCCGCGCTGGTCGCGTTCGGGCGGGCGCTGGAGCTGGCCGTCGAAGCCGGGAACGACGACCTGCAGGCCAACATCCGCTACCGCGTCGGACGGCTGCACCTGCACTACGGCGCCGTCGACGCGGCGCTGGCGGAGTTCGCGCGGGGCCGGGAGGCGGCGCTGCTGGCGCACTCCAAGCTCGCGCAGGCGATCCTGTCGGCCAACCAGGCGTGGGCGCACGCCAAGAAAGCCGACGTCACCGAAGCCCTCGCCGCCCTGCGCCGGGCCCGCGAGGAGTTCGCGGAAGCCGAAGGGTGCGAGCCGTCGCCGTGGGCCGCCTTCTTCGGGCGCACCGACATGGCGGCGATGATCGGGACGGTGCACGCCGAGCTGGCCCAGGTGGTCGACGTCCGGCACGGCCGCGACGGCATCCCCGCGCTCGCCGAAGCGGTCGCGGGGTATCCCGAGCGCATGACGCGCAGCCGGTCGCTGACGCTGATCTGGCTGGCCACCGTGCACGCGCTGGACGGCGACCTCGACGTCGCCACCGCGGTCGGCGCGGAGGCGATCGAGCTGGCGGGGGCGCTGCGGTCCCCGCGGACGCGGCAACGGCTGCACTCGCTGTCGGCGGCCGCGCGGCGGTTCCCGGGCAACCCGGCCGCGCGGGAGATCGCCGACCGCATCGACGATCTCGAGCAGCGCGGGCGATAATCGAATGACCATTGGCTGGTAAACGTTTCGGAAAATGAAAATGGGATCCGCGGAAGCCCAGACAAAAGTAGGTTCCTCGGCGTGATCATGGGTTCTTATGCTGCTCGGCAACCTGCGATCAATAGTGCAACGCAGGCCCGGTCCCCACCGCCGAGAGGAAATTCCCCCATGCGCTTGCGCAAGCTCGTCGCGGCCGCCGTGCCGCTGCCGGCGTTGCTCGGCCTCGCCGTGGCCGTCCCCGCCGCCGCGGCGACGGAACCCCTGGTCACGCTGGCCGACAACGCCGCTCCGCTGATCGACAGCGCCCGCACCGGCGACGTCGCGGCGGACCGGCCGATCGCCGCGGCGCTGTCGCTGAAACTGCACAACCAGCAGGCGCTGGAAAAATTCCTCGCCGACGTGCAGAACCCGGCGTCGCCGCAATACCACCACTTTTTGACCCCGGCGCAGTTCAATGCCGAGTTCGGACCTACTCAGGCCGAGGTCGGCAAGGTCGTCTCATTCCTCGAGAAATCCGGCGCCACCGGGATCGAGGTTTCGGGCAACCGCCAGGCCATCACCTTCACCGGCTCGGCGGCCCGGCTGGAGTCGGCGTTCCACACCCGGATCGGGACCTACCACGACCGCGTGTCGGGCCGGGACTTCTTCGCCAACGACGCCGCGCCGGCCGTGCCCGCGGACGTCTCGGGTGTCGTGGCCAGCGTCGTCGGCCTCGACAACCACGCCGTGCGGACGCATTCGGCGAGCGTGCGGCCGAACGTCGTCAAGTCCGTGACCCCGCCGGTGCTCAAGACCGCTCACGGCACCAGCGGCCTGTCGGCGACCGGCAGCGGCGTCAAGGTCGGCTTCGTCGAGTTCGACGGCTACCAGAAATCCGACATCGGCAAGTACGACAGCACCTACGGCCTTTCCGCGGGCCCGGTGACGACCGTCCCGGTCAGCGGCGCGAACTACGACTCGTCCCCGGGCGACGGCCAGGTCGAGGTCGAGCTGGACATCGAGGTCGTGCACGCGCTGGCCGCCGCGGCGAGCGACTACGTCTACGAGGCACCGAACTCGAGCGCCGGTGAGCTGGCGATGTACCAGAAGATCGCGTCGGACCACACGGTGAACGTCGTCTCGATCTCCTGGGGCGCTTGCGAATCCGCAGAGGGCGCGAGCGCGGCGAAGAGCGTCAGCAACGCGATCGCGACGGGCACCGCGGAGGGCATCTCGTACTTCGCGGCCGCGGGCGACGACGGCACGACCGACTGCTACCGCCAGACGGGTTCGACGGCGAAGTCCGTGGACTTCCCGGCGTCGAGCCCGAACGTGACGGGTGTCGGCGGGACGAAGCTGAGCGTGACGTCGTCCAACGGCTACAGCAGCGAAACGACCTGGAACGACGGCAACAGCGGCGGTTCGACGGGCGGCGGGATCTCGACGGTGTTCGCGGCACCTTCGTGGCAGTCGGCCCAGAGCACGACGTACCGCAAGGTCCCGGACGTCGCGGCGGACGCGTCCCCGACGTCGGGCTACTACATCTACAGCGCGGGAACGTGGGAGACGGTGGGCGGCACGTCGGGCGCGGCCCCGCTGTGGGCGGCGTTCGCGACGCTGCAGAACCAGATCCACGGCGGCGGCCTCGGAAACCTGAACCCGAAGTTCTACGCGATCGGCAACGGGTCTTCGTACGGAACGGGCTTCCACGACGTGACGACGGGCACCAACAGCCTCAACGGGACGACCGGCTTCAGCGCCGGGACCGGGTACGACCAGGTCACGGGCTGGGGTTCGTTCAAGGGCAGCGGGCTGTCGGGCCTGATCGGCTGAGCGCGGGAAGCCGGGGCTGTCGCGAGGTTCGCGGCGGTCCCGGCTTCCGGGCTTCGGCTCAGTGCGGCCGCTTGGGGGGCTTTCCTTCGCAAAACTAAGCATTAGTCTGGGGGCATGATCAAGCGCACGGTGCTGGACGCCACCCGCGAACTCCTCCGCGAACTCGGTCTCACCACGGTGTTCGGCAACCCCGGCACCACCGAGGTCCCCTTCCTCACCGACTGGCCCGACGACTTCTACTACATCCTCGGCCTGCACGAGTCCGCCGTCGTGGCGATGGCCGATGCCTACTCGCAGGCCTCGCGGCAGGCCGTCCTCGTCAACCTGCACTCCGCCGGCGGCGTCGGGCACGGGCTCGGCAACCTCTTCAACGCCTACCGCAACCGGACGCCCTTGATCATCGTCGCCGGGCAGCAGAACCGGGCCCTGCTGCCGCACGATCCGTTCCTCGGCGCCATGGAAGCTCCCGAGTTCCCGAAGCCGTACGTCAAGTGGTCGATCGAGCCCGCCTGCGCCGAGGATGTGCCGGCCGCGCTGGCCCGCGCCTACCACGTTGCGACGCAGGCGCCGTCCGGGCCGGTTTTCGTCTCCGTGCCCGCCGATGACTGGACCGTCGCCACCGAACGGCCCGTCATCTCCCGGCCGCGCATCCGGGGCTTCGCGCCCGATCCCGAAGCCATCGACGAACTGGCCGCCGCGCTGGCGGCCGCCGAACGGCCGGCGCTCGTCGTCGGCGGTGCCGTCGACCACGACGGCGCCGTCGTGGAAACCGTCGCGCTCGCCGAACGGCTCAACGCCGGTGTCTGGGTCGCGCCGATGTCGTACCGCTGCTCGTTCCCCGAGAACCACCCGCTGTTCCAAGGCTTTCTCGACCCGGAGCGCGGCGCCGTCTCCGACCGGCTCGCGCGGCACGACCTCGTCGTGGTCCTCGGCGCGCCCGCGTTCACCTACCACGTCGACCGCGGGCGCGGGGAAGCTCCGCTGCCGCCGTTGTTCATCGTCAGCGACGACGAGCAGATCCTCGCGCGGGCGTTCGAAGGCACGGGCATCCGGGCGACGCCGAAGCTGGGCATCCGCGCGATCCTCAACGCGGTCGAGCGCAGCACCCGGCCCGCGCCCGCACCCCGCGAGCGTCCGGCCAAGCCGGCGGGGGACAGGCTCACCGGCGAGTACGTGTACGCGACGCTGGCGGACCTGTTGCCGGACAACGCCTTGGTCGTCGAAGAGGCGCCGAGCCACCGCGGCGTGCTGCACGACCACCTGCCGATCACGGCGACCGACACCGGCTTCCTGACCATGGCCAGCGGGACGCTCGGCTACGGCGTCCCGGGCGCGGTCGGCGCGGCGCTCGCCCGCCCGGACCGCACGGTGGTCGGCGTGGTCGGCGACGGCTCGAGCATGTACGGCATCCAGGCCCTCTGGACGGCGGCGCGCCAGGACCTCCCGGTGACGATCGTGATCCTGGACAACTCGGAGTACGCGGCGGTCCGCATCCTCGGCGACGCGATCGGCGGCGAGAAGCTGCCGGGCACCGCACTGGGCGGCATCGACTTCGCGGCACTGGCCGCGAGCATGGGCTGCGAAGGCGTGCAGGTCACCGAACCCTCAGGGCTGGCACCGGCCCTGACGACGGCGCTGGCCGACAAGCGCCCGACGCTGGTCCACGTCCGGGTGGTCGCGGCGGGGGAGAAGATCTACTGACCAAAGCGCCCCAAGGCGGCCTTCGGTGCGTCAGACGCACCGAAGGCCACATTGGGGCGCTTGGGGTCAGCTGCTGGTCTTGCTTTCCGTCACGTCCGAAGCCTGCTCGGCCAGCTCCCACTCCGCGGCGTCGGACGCGGCCGTGGCCGCTTCCTCCGGCGTCCCGCCGTGCAGCAGGCGGGCCACTTCGCCGCGCAGCGTCACGAACTCCGCCGACTCGCGCGTGGTGATCTGGTCCCGTTCCGCGGGCAGCGCGACGGGCAGGTCCGCCACGATCGACGCCGGCGACTTCGACAGCACCAGCACCCGGTCGGACAGGTAGACGCTTTCGTCGATGTCGTGGGTGACGACCAGGATCGTGCTGCCCTGCTCGCGCTGCACGCGCCGGGTCAGGTCCTCGAGCTCGAAGCGCGTCTGGGCGTCGACGGACGCGAACGGCTCGTCCATCAGCAGCAGCGCCGGGCGGCTGGCCAGCGCGCGGGCGATCGACACGCGCTGCTGCATGCCGCCGGACAGCTGCCACGGGAACTTCCCGCCGACACCGGACAGCCCGACCTGCTCCAGCGCTTCGGTCGCCCGCGTCCGCCGCTCCGCCTTGGAAACCGGCCGCCACCGCAGCGGGAACTCGACGTTCTTCTGCACCGACAGCCACGGGAACAGCGAACGGCTGTAGTCCTGGAACACGACGGCGAGGTCGTCCGGCACGCCAGAGACGCGGTCGCCGTGCAGGCTCACCGTGCCTTCGGTCGGCGGGGTCAGCCCGGCGATGCAGCGCAGCAGCGTCGACTTACCGCAGCCCGACGGGCCCACGATGCTGGCGAGCTGCCCGGCTTCGACGGTGAACGTCAGCTCCCGCACCGCGGTGTGCGCCTTCTCGCCGGAGCCGTAGGTGTGACTGAGGCCGGACACTTCGAGCATGGTTGACATGGGAGAGGCCTTTCCAGCGTCAGTCGCGGCCGAGACGGGTCGGCTGCCAGGCCAGCACCCGCCGTTCCGCGGCCAGGAAGATCGTGTTGAAGGCGTAGCCGAGGATGCCGAGCAGCACCAGCCACGACCACATGGTCGGGAAGTCGAAGTCCTGCTGGGCGTTCATCAGCGACCTGCCGATGCCGTGGTAGGCGCCGACCAGCTCGGAGACGACCATGAGCAGCAGGGAGATGGACAGGCTCACCCGCAGCCCGGCGAAGATCTTGGGCGCCGCCGCGGGCAGCACCACCATGCCGACCCAGTAGCCCTTCGGCGTGCGGAACGACCGTGCGGTCTCCACCTTGACCTGGTCGACCGAGCGGACGCCGTCGACCGTGTTGAGCAGCACCGGCCACACCGCGCCGAAGATGATCGACCCGATCTGCATGCCGGAGCTCAGCCCGAACAGCACCGCGAACACCGGGATGAGCGTCGGCGGCGGGATCGAGCGGAAGAACGCGAAGAGCGGGCCGAGGTAGTCCATCGCCGTCGCCGACCGGCCGAGCAGCACACCGAGGACGATGCCGGCGACCGCGGCCAGCGCCCAGCCGCCGAGCGTCCGGCCGAGGCTCGGGAACACGTTGTCGAACACCGCGTCGGTGAGGAACAGGTGCGACGCGGGCCCGGTGAACCACAGCTTCGCCGCGGCGGCCGCGATCTCCGTCGGCGGCGGGAAGAACTTGCTGCCGCCGGCCCGGGCGGCGAACTCCCACCCCACGACGAGGATCGCGAAGAGCAGCCAGTTGCGGACGACGGTCGCGGCCCCGCGCGCGGCACGCCGGCCCACCCGGCCGGACAGAGTCGCCGTGCTCACGCGATCGCCTCCCGATCCACCGTGCTCCACCGGAACAGCCGCTTGCCGAGCTGCTCGAGCCCTTCGTTGATCAGGTACCCCAGTACCCCGGCCACGACGGTGCCGGCCAGCACCAGGTCGAACCGGATGGAACCGGTGCTCGCGACGAGGATGAAGCTGCCGAGGCCGACCTCCGAGCCGGCCAGGAACTCGACGCTGACGACGGCGATCAGGGCGATGGTCGCCGACAGCCGGACGCCGGTGAAGACGAACGGCGCGGTCTGCGGCAGCGCGACCGACGACAGGATGCGGAACTTGCTGGTCCCGCACGCGCGGGCGGTCTCCATCAGCACGGGGTCGATCTCGCCCATGCCGTAGATGGTGTTGAACATGATCGGCCACAGCGACGCGTACACCGCGAGGGTGATCTTCGCTTCGGGGCCGGAGCCGATCACCAGCAGCACCAGCGGGATCAGCGCGGTGACCGGGATCGGGCGGAGGAACTCGACGATCGCGGCGGTGGCCGTGCGCAGCACCGGGACGCTGCCCAGCAGCAGCCCGGCGGGGACGCCGATGGCGATCGCGATGGCGATGGCGATCAGCCACGCCAGCATGGTGGCGATGATGTCGCGGACGAAGGCGGGGTCACCCAGCAGGTGCCCGACGGTGACCAGGACGACGCTCGGGGGCGGGGTGAACGTCTTACTGACCAGGCCGGCCTGCACGACGACCTCCCAGAGCAGGAGGAAGCCGACCAGGCCGGCGAGGCCGCGGAGCAGTTTCGACACGTCAGCTGGTCGCCTGCGGGGCGATCATCGGCGCGGCGTCGACCTTGCTGGTGATGACGCCCATCTGCAGCAGCAGGTCGGGCACCCGCTGGAGGCGCCGGGCGTCGAGGGTGGAGCCGTACCCGGGCAGGGTGAGCAGCTTGGCCGTGTCTTCGTCGATCTTCGCGTACTTGACCAGCAGCGGCTCGACCTTGGAGCGGTCGTTGATCGCGTCGAGGGTGGCCTTCTTCATCGCGCGCTGGAACGCCGCGAGGGTCTTCGGGTTGGCCTGGACCCACTTCGTCGCCGCGCCGTAGCCGGTCAGCGGGAAGTCCTGGGTGGCGCCGGTGTTGATGTCGATGACCGGGATCGCCCCCGCGATCTTCGCCGCCTGGGACAGCTGCGGCTCCGGCATGTAGGCCGCGTCCACCTGGCCCTGCTGCAGCGCCGCGGCCATGTTCGGCAGCGGCATCGTGACCCAGTTGACCTTGCTGAAGTCGACGCCGTGGTCCTTCATGACCGACTTGGTGAGGATGTCGGAGGCGGTGTTCACGGCCGTGATCGCGATGCGCCGGCCCGCCAGGTCGTTGACCGTCTTCACCGGCGAGGTCGGGACGGTGACGATCGCGTTGCTCTTCGCGTTCACCGACGTGCCGTCGGCGACCAGCTGCACGTCCGCGGCGCCCTTGCTCTTGGCGACGAAGAACGGCGTGTAGGTCGAGAGCGCGATGTCCACTTCCCCGGAGATCGCCTTCGTCATCGACGCCTGCCCGCTGTTGGCGATGACCTGCTCGACCTCGAGGCCCTCGGCCTTGAAGTAACCGCCGTCCTGGGCCAGCCAGAACGGGGCCAGGTCGGTGGTGGGCATGATCGAGACCTTGATCTTCGACTTCTCCAGGCCGCCCCCGTTCGACGAGGCGTTCGAGTCGTCCGAGCCGAGCGCACTGCAGCCGGTGAGGGCCGTGGCGGCTGCGACGGTGAGGGCGAGCCCGAGCGCGGCGCGGCGAGTGCGAACCCGGCCACTGCTCATGGCGTTTCCAAGCAAGGCCTGCTCCTTGAAGAAAGTGACGGTTCGTGAACCGAATCCGGTGGGAGTGCGTGACTCATTCTCGGAAGAGCCACGCGGGTCACTGTAGAGAACGTGACAGCTCGCTCACAACGGGTGGAATCACTACCCAAGAGGGTGGCGCACGTCACTCTTTCGGCCTCTGGTCTAGACCCACTGCTCCACTCGCCGTAACCGTTCACCCAGCGTAGGACCCAGTTCCGGAATTCACGATCACGAGCTGTCTGTCGACTGAGCGAACGCTGTGCAACATCGCGGTGGAAGAGTCGGGAGGGTTACATCTTCCCCGGCCGTTCGCTACCCTCTGCACCTGCGGGGAGGTATCAACCTCCGATGTAGTGAGAGAGAGTGCCTGGATGGCCGATCAAGACGATCCACTTCGGTGTACCAGGGCACGCTGTGCTTTTCCTGAGAGATTCTCCCCCGCGAAGACCACTGCCTGGCCGTGCTCGGCCGCCGCGCCGGTGGGTTAGGCCGAACAAACAGACCATGCAAGACCAGCGCAGGGACCCGACCGTGATGCTCGAGCTGAACCGATTCCGTCCGGCCGGACGGGGTTCAGGAACCCCCAACGCCGACACTGAAGACGATCTTTTCACCCGTACGGGTAGCGTCTCGCGCTGGGCTCCTCACGACCGGCCGGTGCGCCGGAGCGCCGGGAGCGTGCAGACGAGTGGCTGAGGAGAACGCGATGCGCCCTGGCGGGCGCAGGACCGACCAGGGCTTTACGGGCACGAACGATGATGGTGGTGCGGCGGTGCCGAACGAAGACACCGCGGGGGTAGGAGGGACCCCTGCGCAGCTGTCCGGGGATTCTCCGGGCCGGAAGGCCGGGCTGTTCTCCGGCATGCGCGACTGGCGGCTGCGCTCCAAGCTGGCCGCGGTCCTGATCATCCCGACGCTGACCGCGCTGGCGCTGGGGGCGCTGCGCGTGGTCGACGACGCCCGCGAGGCGGCCGAGTTCCAGCGGACGGCCGACCAGGTCGCGTTCGCCGTCAAGGTCACCACGGTCGTCCACGAGCTGCAGAACGAGCGCTCGCTGGCCGTCGCGCGGATCGCGTCGAACAACCCGCTGCTGCAGACCGGGCTGGACGCGCAGATCGCCAAGGTCGACCGGGAGGTCGCCGACCTGCGCAACGCGGCGGGCACCCTGAACTACGACGACCAGGCGACGAAGGACCGCTACACCCGCGGTATCCAGCGCCTGGACGCCCTCCGCCCGCTGCGCGCGGCGTTCAACGCGCAGAACGGCCTGCCCGACATCACGGTGATGACGGCCTACTCGGGCATCCTCGACTCGCTCATCGAGCTCGGCCGCGAGGTCACCACCGCGGTCACCGACCGGGACGTGCTGCGCCTCGGCACGAGCACGCAGGCGATCAGCGAGGCCAAGGAGTTCACCACCCGCTCCGACGCCCAGCTCCAGATCGCCGCGTTCCGCGGCAACTTCCCCGGCGACCTCCTCGACCAGACGCACGCGTCGGCGTCCAGCGCGGACGCCTCCATCGCCGCGTTCCTCGCGAACGCCGACGACGACCAGCGCCAGCTCTACAACGACACCTACTCCGGCCCGGATGTCGACGACCGCCGGCGGATCCAGACCGCGGCGTTCGCGCTGGCCCAGCAGAACGAGGCGCCGAGCATCGACACCACGGCGCTCGGCAAGGACAGCACCGTCTCCGCCGACAAGCTGCACGCGGTCGAGTCGAACCTGCTGGCCCAGCTCAAGACCCGCGCCGACGACCTCGCCACGGCGGCGGTCAACTCGGCCTGGGTCGGCGGTGCGGTCGTGCTCGCCGCGCTGGCCGCCGCGATCGCGCTGATGCTCATCGTCGCCCGCCTGATGCTGCGCCCGCTGCGGGTGCTGCGGCGCAGCGCGCTGGACGTCGCCTACACCCGGCTGCCCGAGACCGTGCAGGCGATCCTCGACGACCCGGACCCGGTCGGCGCCTCGAAGAAGGCCGTCCAGCCGGTGCCGGTCACCTCCCGCGACGAGATCGGCGAGGTCGCGCGGTCGTTCGACATCGTCCACGAACAGGCCGTCAAGATGGCCGCCGAGCAGGCCCTCCTGCGCGAGAACGTCAACGGCATCTTCGTGAACCTCTCCCGGCGCTCGCAGCGGCTGGTGGAACGCCAGCTCGGCGTCATCGACCGGCTCGAGGCCGACGAGCAGGACCCGGACCACTTGGCCAGCCTGTTCGAGCTCGACCACCTGGCCACGCGGCTGCGGCGCAACGGTGAGTCGCTGCTGGTGCTCTCCGGCGCCGGCCTGGCGAAGTCGGTGCCCAAGCCGGTGCCCGCGGCCGACGTCATCGGCGCCGCGGTGTCGGAAATCGAGCAGTACGCCCGGATCGAGGTCGGCGTCGTGCCCGACGTCGCGGTCCAGGGCCTGGCGATCCACGACCTCGTGCACGTCCTCGCCGAGCTGCTCGACAACGCGACCTACTTCTCCGAGCCGGAGACGAAGGTCATCGTGCGGGCCGTGGTGACCCGCCGGAAGGCGCTCGCCATCCAGGTCACCGACCACGGTGTCGGCATGAGCGAGGAACGGCTGGCCGAGGTCAACGCGCGCCTGGCCGACCCGCCGGACCTGGACGTGTCGGTGACCCGCCGGATGGGCCTGTACGTGGTCTCGCGGCTGGCCAAGCGCCACGGCATCGAGGTCCGGCTGCGCGAGAACGAGGACATCGAGGGTGGCGTGATCGCCCGCGTCGTCGTCCCGGCCGAGCTGCTGACCCCGCTGCGCCCCGGCATGCAGCGGCAGACCCCGCCGCCGGCGAACCGGTCCGAGACGTCGATGTCCCTGCCGAGCATCCCGATCCCGGCCGCGCGCACGGGCTTCGACCAGACGCAGGCGCACACCCCGGTGCCGCCGTCGGCCCCGCCGCCCCCGCCGGCCCCGAAGCCGGCCGAACCGGTGGCCAACCAGGGCGGGCTGGTCCCGCTCGACCAGCCGATCAGCCTGGACGACCTGGTCAGCGGCGGCCGCGCGGCGGGCCCGTTCCTGTCGCCCGATCTGCCGAAGTCCGAGACGCCGGCCTGGCCGACCGCCGAGGACCTGGCCCCGCTGACGCCGTCGGCGAACGGCGAGGGCGCCAGCTCGCACGCCGGCGACACGCAGTTCGCGCCGCTGGTGCTGCCCAAGCGCGAGCCCAAGTTCGTGCCGCCGGAGGAGCCTGCCGCGGCACCACCGCCCGCGGAGGAAGCCGGTTCGTCGGCCCTCGAGGACGATGTACCCACCCGGCGGCTGCCCATCTACCAGTCGGTGCTGTCACGCTGGTTCAGTGAGGGCGACGACTCGGCTGCCGACCCGGTGCCGCCGCAGAGCGAGGGCGAGGACCCGAACCTGCCGCCGCTCACCGGCTCTG
Proteins encoded in this region:
- a CDS encoding S53 family peptidase, with translation MRLRKLVAAAVPLPALLGLAVAVPAAAATEPLVTLADNAAPLIDSARTGDVAADRPIAAALSLKLHNQQALEKFLADVQNPASPQYHHFLTPAQFNAEFGPTQAEVGKVVSFLEKSGATGIEVSGNRQAITFTGSAARLESAFHTRIGTYHDRVSGRDFFANDAAPAVPADVSGVVASVVGLDNHAVRTHSASVRPNVVKSVTPPVLKTAHGTSGLSATGSGVKVGFVEFDGYQKSDIGKYDSTYGLSAGPVTTVPVSGANYDSSPGDGQVEVELDIEVVHALAAAASDYVYEAPNSSAGELAMYQKIASDHTVNVVSISWGACESAEGASAAKSVSNAIATGTAEGISYFAAAGDDGTTDCYRQTGSTAKSVDFPASSPNVTGVGGTKLSVTSSNGYSSETTWNDGNSGGSTGGGISTVFAAPSWQSAQSTTYRKVPDVAADASPTSGYYIYSAGTWETVGGTSGAAPLWAAFATLQNQIHGGGLGNLNPKFYAIGNGSSYGTGFHDVTTGTNSLNGTTGFSAGTGYDQVTGWGSFKGSGLSGLIG
- the mdlC gene encoding benzoylformate decarboxylase — translated: MIKRTVLDATRELLRELGLTTVFGNPGTTEVPFLTDWPDDFYYILGLHESAVVAMADAYSQASRQAVLVNLHSAGGVGHGLGNLFNAYRNRTPLIIVAGQQNRALLPHDPFLGAMEAPEFPKPYVKWSIEPACAEDVPAALARAYHVATQAPSGPVFVSVPADDWTVATERPVISRPRIRGFAPDPEAIDELAAALAAAERPALVVGGAVDHDGAVVETVALAERLNAGVWVAPMSYRCSFPENHPLFQGFLDPERGAVSDRLARHDLVVVLGAPAFTYHVDRGRGEAPLPPLFIVSDDEQILARAFEGTGIRATPKLGIRAILNAVERSTRPAPAPRERPAKPAGDRLTGEYVYATLADLLPDNALVVEEAPSHRGVLHDHLPITATDTGFLTMASGTLGYGVPGAVGAALARPDRTVVGVVGDGSSMYGIQALWTAARQDLPVTIVILDNSEYAAVRILGDAIGGEKLPGTALGGIDFAALAASMGCEGVQVTEPSGLAPALTTALADKRPTLVHVRVVAAGEKIY
- a CDS encoding ABC transporter ATP-binding protein, yielding MSTMLEVSGLSHTYGSGEKAHTAVRELTFTVEAGQLASIVGPSGCGKSTLLRCIAGLTPPTEGTVSLHGDRVSGVPDDLAVVFQDYSRSLFPWLSVQKNVEFPLRWRPVSKAERRTRATEALEQVGLSGVGGKFPWQLSGGMQQRVSIARALASRPALLLMDEPFASVDAQTRFELEDLTRRVQREQGSTILVVTHDIDESVYLSDRVLVLSKSPASIVADLPVALPAERDQITTRESAEFVTLRGEVARLLHGGTPEEAATAASDAAEWELAEQASDVTESKTSS
- a CDS encoding ABC transporter permease, translated to MSTATLSGRVGRRAARGAATVVRNWLLFAILVVGWEFAARAGGSKFFPPPTEIAAAAAKLWFTGPASHLFLTDAVFDNVFPSLGRTLGGWALAAVAGIVLGVLLGRSATAMDYLGPLFAFFRSIPPPTLIPVFAVLFGLSSGMQIGSIIFGAVWPVLLNTVDGVRSVDQVKVETARSFRTPKGYWVGMVVLPAAAPKIFAGLRVSLSISLLLMVVSELVGAYHGIGRSLMNAQQDFDFPTMWSWLVLLGILGYAFNTIFLAAERRVLAWQPTRLGRD
- a CDS encoding ABC transporter permease — encoded protein: MSKLLRGLAGLVGFLLLWEVVVQAGLVSKTFTPPPSVVLVTVGHLLGDPAFVRDIIATMLAWLIAIAIAIAIGVPAGLLLGSVPVLRTATAAIVEFLRPIPVTALIPLVLLVIGSGPEAKITLAVYASLWPIMFNTIYGMGEIDPVLMETARACGTSKFRILSSVALPQTAPFVFTGVRLSATIALIAVVSVEFLAGSEVGLGSFILVASTGSIRFDLVLAGTVVAGVLGYLINEGLEQLGKRLFRWSTVDREAIA
- a CDS encoding ABC transporter substrate-binding protein, with translation MSSGRVRTRRAALGLALTVAAATALTGCSALGSDDSNASSNGGGLEKSKIKVSIMPTTDLAPFWLAQDGGYFKAEGLEVEQVIANSGQASMTKAISGEVDIALSTYTPFFVAKSKGAADVQLVADGTSVNAKSNAIVTVPTSPVKTVNDLAGRRIAITAVNTASDILTKSVMKDHGVDFSKVNWVTMPLPNMAAALQQGQVDAAYMPEPQLSQAAKIAGAIPVIDINTGATQDFPLTGYGAATKWVQANPKTLAAFQRAMKKATLDAINDRSKVEPLLVKYAKIDEDTAKLLTLPGYGSTLDARRLQRVPDLLLQMGVITSKVDAAPMIAPQATS
- a CDS encoding sensor histidine kinase, with amino-acid sequence MRPGGRRTDQGFTGTNDDGGAAVPNEDTAGVGGTPAQLSGDSPGRKAGLFSGMRDWRLRSKLAAVLIIPTLTALALGALRVVDDAREAAEFQRTADQVAFAVKVTTVVHELQNERSLAVARIASNNPLLQTGLDAQIAKVDREVADLRNAAGTLNYDDQATKDRYTRGIQRLDALRPLRAAFNAQNGLPDITVMTAYSGILDSLIELGREVTTAVTDRDVLRLGTSTQAISEAKEFTTRSDAQLQIAAFRGNFPGDLLDQTHASASSADASIAAFLANADDDQRQLYNDTYSGPDVDDRRRIQTAAFALAQQNEAPSIDTTALGKDSTVSADKLHAVESNLLAQLKTRADDLATAAVNSAWVGGAVVLAALAAAIALMLIVARLMLRPLRVLRRSALDVAYTRLPETVQAILDDPDPVGASKKAVQPVPVTSRDEIGEVARSFDIVHEQAVKMAAEQALLRENVNGIFVNLSRRSQRLVERQLGVIDRLEADEQDPDHLASLFELDHLATRLRRNGESLLVLSGAGLAKSVPKPVPAADVIGAAVSEIEQYARIEVGVVPDVAVQGLAIHDLVHVLAELLDNATYFSEPETKVIVRAVVTRRKALAIQVTDHGVGMSEERLAEVNARLADPPDLDVSVTRRMGLYVVSRLAKRHGIEVRLRENEDIEGGVIARVVVPAELLTPLRPGMQRQTPPPANRSETSMSLPSIPIPAARTGFDQTQAHTPVPPSAPPPPPAPKPAEPVANQGGLVPLDQPISLDDLVSGGRAAGPFLSPDLPKSETPAWPTAEDLAPLTPSANGEGASSHAGDTQFAPLVLPKREPKFVPPEEPAAAPPPAEEAGSSALEDDVPTRRLPIYQSVLSRWFSEGDDSAADPVPPQSEGEDPNLPPLTGSDDTASADTASADAPADELRPTAATRHPLLPADDGWHSASDDGWQAAQSLLESKNEEITPAGLPKRIPNAYLVPGSISSQSPADAPAQSSFADAGAGMPGTGAITRSASAARSRMASFQRGYTSGRHALKERPGAEVPVSGNTTDSSEE